TCCGTTGCCGCAGTCAGCCCTACTTCGGCTGCGGCGATCCTGGGGACCTGGATGTCGGGCGGAGCCGGCGGAGCGATGACGGGTGTGACGGCGATGACGCTGGCCCCCACCAGAGCAATCCCGGCGGTGGCATACGGACGAAGTGCTGCGTGCATGTGGGAAACCCCCTGGAAACAGGTCGAGATGCGGTGGAGTCAACGCCCACCAGTTGACTGCGAATGAAACAATGTGAGAATGCGTTTGGGCGGTTGGCCCCCTTCGGTTCTCAGTCGGGGGAAGGGGGCCAACCGGAATCACCGTGAGGAGTAGGCCAGTACCCACCGGTGATTCAGTCAGTGGCGCCGGTGGTCACGCGTTTAAGTGGCGCCGTCGGCGAGCGCGCAATTACGGGCTGGAACGGCTGGAACCGGTACTGGCACAGGGACGAAGTGCCTCATGCATTGACGAACCCCCTCGAGGGTGTGATCTAGGACACGGTGAACATATCCTGAGTAGAACCTGAGCCGTTGCACATTCCGCAAATAGATTATGCGCGTCAATTCTCGGCGAAGAGCCGGAATGCGGTTCTCGGCGGTAGTGGCAGGTCGGTTGGCCGAGGTGGCTGAAACAGCAAACTAGAATCGTTAGTGAAGTCGTTGCGAATGCAATGATAGTGGCCTGCTGGCTGGGCCATTTTTGAATTGCTGAAACAAATAATCACGCATGTGAGCTGTGCTGATAGGCATGGATGAGATAGCCACTGGTTTTCGACGCGCCGAGATGTGGCGCTCTACTCTGCCGTGAACCTGTTCACTCACCCGAAATGGGTGACCCTGGCGTCGCCCGGAATGGGGCGCGATTCATCTGCGTCAACCGGTTGGTTGGCGCAGATGTGGATGGCGTCTGTGTTAGTTGTCAGCTAATTTCCTATTGAAGAAGTGCATTTGAAATTGAACAAATTGATGCGACTGTTCAGTCGGCCGCGGAGGCTGGGCACAGTGGTCTGACCGAGCTATGAATGCAAGTGCGGCTATGAATCGGGCGCTGAGTCCTCGTAGCTTTGCGTGCGAACGTGATTGCCGGGCAATGCTTTTGGTGTACACGCCAGAGGCCGAAGCCGCTGCCGTGGCAACGCCTGGTAGGCGCCGCGCAGCAACGAACTTCGGTCCCGGGCAGCTGATTTGAGTCGGACAGATCAGGTGCGCTCCACCAGTCGGCGCACCGACTTGGGCGCATCGATGTCCGCGCTGACCCAGGGCGCCGGAATCGGATCGCCGGCCACCGTCCGCAGCGGCACTACGCCGGCCCATCCGCCGGAGTCGGCCGCGTCCTCCGGCCGGCCTGGCGGCGCATCGCGAACCTTCACGGTCCAGCCCTCGGGCTCGATCGGCAGTGCTATCGCGAGCGTCGCGGACAGCTCCTTCTTGGTGCTGGGCCGCACCTCCGAGCTGCGGCCGGGAATCAGGGCGTCGCTCATCAGATCCAGTGCGTATGCCGCGTCGGCCGGATCGATGACGGTCAGGTGTCCGCGTACGACGGCCGACCGGTAGTTGGCTGTGGAATCGAAAAGCGTGTCCGCCACCACGATTCCGTCGAGCAGCGTCACGCAGAACGCGGCGGGCGCTCCGGCCGCGACATGTCGCAGCGCGCCCGCGCCGGTCGACCCGTGCAGGATGATCCGGTCACCGTCTCGGGCGTAGAGCATGGGCACCACCCATGGTTGTCCGTCCAGCACTGTCGCCAGTGTGCCCACGGCCGCGGCATCGAGCACCGCATCCAAGTCGTGCCGCTCGGTGCGGGCGCGCTCGCGTTCTCTCCTGATCTGCTTCACAACACGAATTCTGAGGGAATTCCGGCCTACCTAGAAGATCCAGAACTGCGTAAGAGGCCCAGACCACTATTGTGGCCTCATGGCGCGTCACGCACCCGAGCTGCACCTGGCGTTGCAGCTCCCCGCCGATGACTCACCCTTGCGGCAGCGCATCGCGACGGCCGTCATCGAGCAGATCCGGCTTGGCCGGCTCGGTCCCGGTGACGCGCTGCCTTCGACCCGCAGCCTGGCCGCCGAACTCGCAGTGGCCCGCTCGTCCGTGGTCGACGCCTACGACGAGCTCGCCGCGGCCGGCTACACCACGGCTCGGCTCGGATCGGGTACGCGGATCGCCGTCGGCGCCGACACCGCAGCCCACGCGGGGGCGGCCTCGCACGTCACCTCGGGTGGCACCGCGACAGCATTGCCCGCGGCTCCTCGTCCACCGGCGTCGGCCTGGGATCTCACGCCGGGCCACCCTGATCCGGAGCTGATCTCGGCCACTGACTGGCGGCGTGCCTGGCGGGCGGCCGCGGCCTCACCCGTCCCTGCAGCCGCCGCCGGGCCGCACGGGCACGACGCGCTCCGGATCGCGCTGGCCGGACACCTGCGTCGCACTCGCGGGATCGTGGCCGATCCAACCGAATTGATCATCGTGCCCGGTGTGGCCTCGGCGTTGCGTACGGTCACCGTGGCGGCCGGACTGGCCGGACGCAGCATCGCGTTCGAGGAACCGGGTTACGACGAGGCGCGGCGGACTTTCGAGATGTCCGGAGCTCGGATACGTGCAGTGGCCGTCGACGGAGACGGCCTCGATCCGGGATCGCTGCGCGATTCTGACGCAGCCGTGTATTGCACTCCGGCACACCAGTATCCGCTCGGTGCACGGCTGCCGGTAGCGCGTCGTGCGCGTCTGGTGCAGTGGGCCGCCCGCGCCGGCGCACTCCTGATCGAGGATGACTACGACGGAGAGTTCCGCTACGACGTTTCGGCGCTGCCTGCCTTGCGCGGCATCGACGACGGCCGCGCATGCGTGGCCTACATCGGGACGGTGTCGAAGATCCTCACACCCACGCTGCGGGTGGCCTGGTTGCTGCCGCCGCCGGCGCTGCGGGATGCCGTCGCTGACGCGCTGGAGCGCAGCGGTGAATCAGTCTGTGGGGTAACCACTCTCGCGTTGGCCCGGTTCATCGAGTCGGGTGCGTTGACTCGTCACCTGGCCCGGGCCGCACGCACCTACTCGGCGCGGCGGTCGGCGCTCGTCGGTGCACTCCGACGACGGTGCCCGGGCCTGCCATTGGAGGGCGTCGAGGCAGGGTTGCACATGGTCGTGCGGCTGACCGACGGGAGCGACGACGTCGCGATCGCCGCGGCGCTGCGCGATCGGGGTGTCATCGTGTCGCCGCTGTCCACGTACTTCTCCGGTGTTGCCGGCGCCCAGGGCCTGGTGTGTGGCTACGCGCGCCTACCCGAGACTCAGGCCGATACAGTGGCCGAGCTCATCGCGGGAGTGATCGGTCAACCCTGAGCAGCGTCTCGTGCCGCGAGATCCGGCAGGTCGGCACCGGCGCGAGCCACCGTCAACGCCGCCGACAGCGCCGCGGCCTGCAGCACACCTTCGAGGTCCTCGGTACCGATCCGGCCCAGGTCGCGGCGGCGGTCCGCGCCGAGCAACCCCCGCGACCACACGGCATCGAGCAGACCTGCCATGAAGGCGTCGCCCGCTCCGACGGTATCCACCACCTGCACCGGCCGCGCCGGAACCGACACCGTGCCCGCGCGGCATACCGCGAACGCACCCCGCGCACCCGAGGTCACCGTGACGATTGCGGGACCGACCTCCAACCAGGCCCGTGCGATCTGCTCGGGGGAGTGCCTCGGGTCCATCCAGCGCAGGTCGTCCTCGGACACTTTGACGATGTCAGCGCGTTCGACGAGCCGGTCGATGCGCCCACGGGCGATGTCGTCGTCCTGAATCACGTCGGGGCGCACATTCGGATCGAACGTGATGGTGGCCGACATGCGGTAGGCGTCCAGCAGCGCGGCGGTCGCGCGACACCCGGGTTCCAGCACCGTGGCGATCGAGCCGGTATGAACCAGCAGCGGCGTGGCCACCTCTGGCGTGCCGGCCAGCTGCCAGTCGATGTCGAAGGTGTAGTGGGCCGCCCCGGAGGCATCGACGGTCGCCCTTGCCGTCGGTGTTCGACCGGCAGTCGTACTTCCTGAAACCAGTTCTACCCCAGAGTCTTCCAGGTAGGCGACAATGCGCTTGCCGCGGTCGTCCTCGGCGATGTGGGTGAGGAAGTCGACGCCGCGGCCCAGCCGGCCGAGGCCTACGGCCACATTGAGCGGGCTACCGCCGACGTATTCGCCACTGATCACGCCGTCGATCTCGACGACGTCGATCAGCGCCTCGCCGATGACCAGAGCCCGGCTCATGGCTCCATGGTAGGTGGGTTGGGCTAGACCCGTCCGGCGATGAACCCGGCCGCCTGATCTGGATACGGCGGAAGCTCGTAGGCACTGTGCGCGGCGCGGAGGCGCCCGCCCTCGACACAGATCGGGTCGCCCGGGCTGCACAGGTCGATGGCTCGCCCGGCGAATTGCCCGGCGCTCGACAGCGGGGTGCCGAACCGGTTACCGGGATTGCCGAACACCGCGACCGCAGCGACCCGGTCGGCGCTGGGCGGTGGCAACGCGGGGGCCGAGCCGATCGTGCCGATCCGGTCACCGATCGGCGGCACACCGGCCAGCATCGAAACCGCCGCTGCGCCTTGGGAGAATCCGCCCAGCACCACCTGGGTGCCGGGGCATTGGTCGGCCAGCCAGGCGATGTGCCCGGCGGCGTCGTTGGCGCCGTCCGCGGTGGTCAGGAAGTTGAGCCCGGCCGGGTAGTTCACCGCGTACACGCCGAGGCTGCGGGGCGCGATCCGCGGGCCGAGTTGGTCGACCAGCGCCTGGCCCACCCGGCCGATCCCGGGTGGTTCACCCGTGCCGCGGGCGAACACCACCTCGACGTCCGAGCACGGATCGGCTGACGCCGCGGGCGCCGGACCGGTGAAAACCGCCGCTGCGGGCATCGATATGGCTACGGCCCATCGGAAGAGCAAACTGCACGCGCGATTCACTGCCATCCGCCCATGCTCACATGTCGACTGGGTCTGTGTCTCAGATGTGGGTATACGTTTGCGATATGGCGGGCGTCATGGAGCGCTATGAGCGGGTTCGGCTGACGAATCCGGACAAAGTGCTCTATCCCGCCACCGGGACCACGAAAGCCGAGGTCTTCGACTACTACCTGAGCATTGCCGAGGTGATGCTGCCGCACATCGCCGGGCGCCCGGTGACCCGAAAGCGTTGGCCGAATGGGGTCGCCGAGGCATCGTTCTTCGAGAAGCAGTTGGCGTCGTCGGCGCCGGGTTGGCTGGAGCGCGGCACCATCGCGCACAAATCCGGCACCACCACCTACCCGGTCATCAACACCCGCGAGGGCCTGGCCTGGATCGCGCAACAGGCAGCACTCGAAGTGCATGTGCCGCAATGGCGATTCGGCGCCGATGGGAGTCAGGGCCCGGCCACCCGCATCGTGTTCGACCTCGATCCGGGCGAGGGGGTGACCATGCCGCAGTTGTGCGAGGTGGCCCAGGCGGTGCGTGAGCTGATGGGTGACATCGGGCTGACGACGTATCCGCTCACCAGCGGAAGCAAGGGACTGCACCTGTATGTGCCCCTGGCAGAGCCGATCAGCTCCCGCGGTGCCTCGGTGCTGGCGAAGCGGGTGGCCCAACAACTCGAGCAGTCGATGCCCACGCTGGTCACCGCCACCATGACCCGCAGCGTGCGGGCTCAGAAGATCTTTCTGGACTGGAGTCAGAACAGCGGGTCCAAGACCACGATCGCTCCGTACTCGCTGCGCGGGCGGGAGAACCCGACCGTCGCCGCGCCACGGACGTGGGACGAGATTGCCGATCCGGAGCTGCGCCACCTGCGGTTCGACGAAGTGCTGCAACGGGTTTCCGACGACGGTGACCTGCTGTCCGGACTGGATGAGGATGCGCCGCGTCCCGACAAGCTCACCACCTACCGCAGCATGCGCGATGCCGCCAAGACTCCCGAGCCGGTGCCTCAGGAAATTCCGGCAACCGGCAACAACGACCGCTTCGTCATCCAGGAGCATCACGCCAGGCGGCTGCACTATGACCTGCGACTGGAACGCGACGGTGTGCTGGTCAGCTGGGCGGTGCCCAAGAATCTGCCGGAGACCACCGCGGTGAATCACCTTGCCGTGCATACCGAAGACCACCCGATCGAGTACCTGACCTTCCACGGCGCGATTCCCAAGGGGGAGTACGGCGCAGGCCACATGGTCATCTGGGACACCGGCACATACGAGACGGAGAAGTTCCGGGTCACCGACAGCCCCGAGGACCGCAACGGCGAGGTCATCATCACGCTGCACGGCGAGAAGATCGACGGTCGCTACGCCCTGATCCAGACCGAGGGAAAGAACTGGCTGGCGCACCGCATGAAGGACCAGAAGTCGGCCACACCCGAGCCCAAGGACTTCGCGCCGATGCTGGCCACCGAGGGGTCCGTCGAGAGACTCAAGGCAACGCAATGGGCGTTCGAAGGCAAGTGGGACGGCTACCGGCTACTGGTCGAGGCCG
Above is a window of Mycolicibacterium boenickei DNA encoding:
- a CDS encoding pyridoxamine 5'-phosphate oxidase family protein; translated protein: MKQIRRERERARTERHDLDAVLDAAAVGTLATVLDGQPWVVPMLYARDGDRIILHGSTGAGALRHVAAGAPAAFCVTLLDGIVVADTLFDSTANYRSAVVRGHLTVIDPADAAYALDLMSDALIPGRSSEVRPSTKKELSATLAIALPIEPEGWTVKVRDAPPGRPEDAADSGGWAGVVPLRTVAGDPIPAPWVSADIDAPKSVRRLVERT
- the pdxR gene encoding MocR-like pyridoxine biosynthesis transcription factor PdxR; this encodes MARHAPELHLALQLPADDSPLRQRIATAVIEQIRLGRLGPGDALPSTRSLAAELAVARSSVVDAYDELAAAGYTTARLGSGTRIAVGADTAAHAGAASHVTSGGTATALPAAPRPPASAWDLTPGHPDPELISATDWRRAWRAAAASPVPAAAAGPHGHDALRIALAGHLRRTRGIVADPTELIIVPGVASALRTVTVAAGLAGRSIAFEEPGYDEARRTFEMSGARIRAVAVDGDGLDPGSLRDSDAAVYCTPAHQYPLGARLPVARRARLVQWAARAGALLIEDDYDGEFRYDVSALPALRGIDDGRACVAYIGTVSKILTPTLRVAWLLPPPALRDAVADALERSGESVCGVTTLALARFIESGALTRHLARAARTYSARRSALVGALRRRCPGLPLEGVEAGLHMVVRLTDGSDDVAIAAALRDRGVIVSPLSTYFSGVAGAQGLVCGYARLPETQADTVAELIAGVIGQP
- a CDS encoding carbohydrate kinase family protein, with protein sequence MSRALVIGEALIDVVEIDGVISGEYVGGSPLNVAVGLGRLGRGVDFLTHIAEDDRGKRIVAYLEDSGVELVSGSTTAGRTPTARATVDASGAAHYTFDIDWQLAGTPEVATPLLVHTGSIATVLEPGCRATAALLDAYRMSATITFDPNVRPDVIQDDDIARGRIDRLVERADIVKVSEDDLRWMDPRHSPEQIARAWLEVGPAIVTVTSGARGAFAVCRAGTVSVPARPVQVVDTVGAGDAFMAGLLDAVWSRGLLGADRRRDLGRIGTEDLEGVLQAAALSAALTVARAGADLPDLAARDAAQG
- a CDS encoding cutinase family protein, whose amino-acid sequence is MPAAAVFTGPAPAASADPCSDVEVVFARGTGEPPGIGRVGQALVDQLGPRIAPRSLGVYAVNYPAGLNFLTTADGANDAAGHIAWLADQCPGTQVVLGGFSQGAAAVSMLAGVPPIGDRIGTIGSAPALPPPSADRVAAVAVFGNPGNRFGTPLSSAGQFAGRAIDLCSPGDPICVEGGRLRAAHSAYELPPYPDQAAGFIAGRV
- a CDS encoding ATP-dependent DNA ligase, whose product is MERYERVRLTNPDKVLYPATGTTKAEVFDYYLSIAEVMLPHIAGRPVTRKRWPNGVAEASFFEKQLASSAPGWLERGTIAHKSGTTTYPVINTREGLAWIAQQAALEVHVPQWRFGADGSQGPATRIVFDLDPGEGVTMPQLCEVAQAVRELMGDIGLTTYPLTSGSKGLHLYVPLAEPISSRGASVLAKRVAQQLEQSMPTLVTATMTRSVRAQKIFLDWSQNSGSKTTIAPYSLRGRENPTVAAPRTWDEIADPELRHLRFDEVLQRVSDDGDLLSGLDEDAPRPDKLTTYRSMRDAAKTPEPVPQEIPATGNNDRFVIQEHHARRLHYDLRLERDGVLVSWAVPKNLPETTAVNHLAVHTEDHPIEYLTFHGAIPKGEYGAGHMVIWDTGTYETEKFRVTDSPEDRNGEVIITLHGEKIDGRYALIQTEGKNWLAHRMKDQKSATPEPKDFAPMLATEGSVERLKATQWAFEGKWDGYRLLVEAEHGRLQLRSRRGRDVTAEYPQLQALAADLADHHVVLDGEVVALDEHGVPSFGEMQNRARSTRVEFWAFDILWLDGRSLLRAKYSDRRKLLDALAAGGGLIVPEPLPGDGPEAMVHAREHRFEGVVAKKRDSTYQPGRRSASWIKDKIWNTQEAVIGGWRQGEGGRSSGIGALLLGVPGPDGLQFAGRVGTGFTEKELAKLKGMLAPLHTDDSPFDKPLPKLDAKGVTFVRPELVGEVRYSERTSDHRLRQPSWRGLRPDKTPDDVVWESGH